One genomic region from Sulfurimonas sp. encodes:
- the topA gene encoding type I DNA topoisomerase, whose translation MNLIIVESPAKARTIKNFLGKGYEVIASKGHIRDLPKSRFGITIDEDTNHLIPAYSVAKENSAIVKEIKALAKKADTIYIATDEDREGEAIGWHIAHAIKKDPMELPRIVFHEITKTAIKHALDSARKIDMNMVNAQQARRMLDRVVGYKLSPLLASKIQKGLSGGRVQSSTLKLVVDREREIKAFVPVEYWSIDTIFTKDIDATLISHMGDKLTKLSIENKNDATLITKSIDADSFIISKIETKQRKSSTPPPFMTSTLQQTASSKLGFTPKKTMMVAQSLYEGVKTPDGTSGVITYMRTDSLNLANEAVYAVRGIIENRFGAKYLPPQAKTYNKKSKNAQEAHEAIRPTMLNFTPEVAQSFLKADEIKLYRLIYERFMACQMTDALFEQQSIIFKGKENEYRASGRKLIFDGFYALTGTEDKDKLLPSLNEGDKAEIQSIKPEQHFTEPPARYSEASLIKKLEAEGVGRPSTYAPTIATLSGRTYVNIEKKQIVPTEMAFTVTDILEKNFANIVDISFTANMEEKLDEISNGNSDWQKLLSDFYFPFMEQVAQGKENIVSLKLAKPLGRTCPKCNENELLLRSGRFGNFIACSGFPKCKYTEQVDEDGNKVEVKVETSDQICDKCGKEMIVKNGRNGKFLACSAYPDCKNTKSIDVESQVSETPCPDCGGEISLKNSRRGPFWGCGNYPDCKFISKFEPTKIKCKEKGCKGVVAERTYRNKDVYECVKCKTRTPRGE comes from the coding sequence TTGAACTTAATTATTGTCGAGTCACCCGCTAAAGCTAGAACTATAAAGAACTTTTTAGGTAAAGGTTATGAAGTTATTGCTTCTAAAGGTCATATACGAGATTTACCAAAATCAAGATTTGGTATAACTATTGATGAAGATACTAATCATCTTATTCCTGCTTATTCAGTTGCAAAAGAAAACTCTGCTATTGTTAAAGAGATAAAGGCGCTGGCCAAAAAAGCTGACACTATCTATATCGCGACCGATGAGGACCGCGAGGGTGAAGCTATTGGTTGGCATATTGCTCATGCAATAAAAAAAGATCCTATGGAACTTCCCCGTATAGTTTTTCATGAAATCACAAAAACAGCTATAAAACACGCTCTTGATTCTGCACGAAAGATAGATATGAATATGGTAAATGCGCAACAAGCTCGTCGTATGCTTGACCGTGTTGTTGGTTATAAACTCTCGCCTCTTTTAGCATCTAAGATTCAAAAAGGTCTTTCAGGTGGTCGTGTTCAGTCTTCAACTCTAAAACTTGTTGTAGATAGAGAAAGAGAGATAAAAGCCTTTGTTCCTGTTGAGTATTGGTCAATCGATACTATCTTTACAAAAGATATAGATGCCACTCTTATATCTCATATGGGAGATAAACTTACAAAACTCTCTATCGAGAACAAAAATGATGCAACACTTATAACTAAAAGTATAGATGCTGACTCTTTTATAATCTCAAAGATTGAAACAAAACAGAGAAAAAGTTCAACTCCTCCTCCATTTATGACTTCAACTCTTCAACAAACTGCATCGTCCAAACTAGGATTTACTCCTAAAAAAACTATGATGGTAGCACAGTCACTTTATGAAGGTGTAAAAACTCCAGATGGAACAAGTGGTGTTATAACTTATATGAGAACGGATTCTTTAAACTTAGCAAATGAAGCTGTCTATGCTGTTCGTGGAATCATTGAAAATCGTTTTGGAGCTAAATATCTTCCGCCCCAAGCAAAAACTTACAACAAAAAATCAAAAAATGCACAAGAAGCTCACGAGGCTATCCGACCTACTATGCTTAACTTCACACCAGAAGTTGCACAGAGTTTTTTAAAAGCTGATGAGATAAAACTTTATCGTTTAATCTATGAAAGATTTATGGCTTGTCAAATGACAGACGCTCTTTTTGAGCAACAAAGCATAATCTTTAAAGGTAAAGAAAATGAATATAGAGCAAGTGGAAGAAAACTAATCTTTGATGGTTTTTACGCTCTTACTGGAACTGAAGATAAAGACAAGCTTCTTCCTTCTTTAAATGAGGGAGACAAGGCAGAGATACAAAGTATCAAACCTGAACAACACTTTACAGAGCCTCCTGCTAGATACTCTGAAGCATCTCTTATCAAAAAGCTAGAAGCTGAAGGTGTTGGACGACCTTCAACTTATGCTCCAACTATTGCAACACTTAGTGGTAGAACTTATGTAAACATTGAAAAAAAACAAATTGTTCCAACAGAGATGGCATTTACTGTAACTGATATCTTAGAAAAAAACTTCGCAAATATTGTAGATATCTCTTTTACTGCAAATATGGAAGAAAAACTTGATGAGATTTCAAATGGCAATAGTGACTGGCAAAAACTTTTAAGTGATTTTTACTTTCCATTTATGGAACAAGTTGCACAAGGAAAAGAAAATATAGTAAGTCTTAAACTTGCTAAACCGCTTGGAAGAACTTGTCCAAAATGTAATGAAAATGAACTTCTTCTTCGTTCTGGTAGATTTGGCAACTTCATAGCATGTAGTGGTTTTCCAAAGTGTAAATATACAGAACAAGTTGATGAAGATGGAAACAAAGTAGAAGTTAAAGTCGAAACATCTGATCAGATTTGTGACAAATGTGGCAAAGAGATGATTGTTAAAAATGGTCGAAATGGCAAATTTTTAGCATGTAGTGCCTATCCTGATTGTAAAAACACAAAAAGTATTGATGTAGAGAGTCAAGTAAGTGAAACTCCTTGTCCTGATTGTGGAGGAGAGATTTCTCTTAAAAACTCTAGACGCGGACCATTTTGGGGATGTGGAAACTATCCTGATTGCAAATTTATATCAAAGTTTGAACCAACAAAAATAAAGTGTAAAGAAAAAGGCTGTAAGGGTGTTGTGGCTGAGAGAACATACAGAAATAAAGATGTTTATGAGTGTGTAAAATGTAAAACTAGGACTCCAAGAGGAGAGTAA
- a CDS encoding 6-hydroxymethylpterin diphosphokinase MptE-like protein: MQNIEELAVSNYQINMTYFEKNYKTIYNKLVALDTLISDGRYPQKYDLEYKDGYFDVVELSSGAYLYNQNSEKFSQELTKKINFKKNNQSFKSGYNLSFTQKALDKLEREDALTTYATTAPIMHYHDSAVDASMQFIEMQKFIFLGVGLGLHIPKILDKTGAKLLLIVEDDIELFRLSLFTLNYQDILAEKIVYFSVAQNKDEFHNEFNTFYSKSFIHNYHLKFSLFSHASDQKIKEIQTLLVSRTETSYPIEYLLHKNISILSKLKDNYKFLELSKKNNEKFLSNKPILIIGAGPSLHTNIDWLKTNKEKFILVTVFAALKTLNKVNIKPDIVIQIDEKVTETVNLINSFDNLDFLHNSIFIFSASVPDILFEKFDKDKIYLTEDRTAYRLFNTRLVSSSVGEFAYAISLIFNTQQTYLLGLDFALSDDGSTHAKDHHRSSSLDTSKVNEIQTSVSISDTVLQVKGNFKDIVSSTPLLATSIPKLNGYTHSFKSDNQNIYNLSDGAFFEQTIPLKASNINLTDLDKTHLQSQLLNMFNAYSFAELSSDELIELDKKAIQIKKFHNFIEKFSQSASSNKDIFLQNYMHLMQNILNSYESELREILTIYFLGIASTVIDIFNTKELNNHKKHIKKMKKIITIQLYRLIELYEIELDKTINEEY, translated from the coding sequence GTGCAAAATATTGAAGAGCTAGCTGTTTCAAATTACCAAATAAATATGACATACTTTGAAAAAAACTATAAAACCATCTATAATAAACTTGTAGCATTGGATACACTAATATCAGATGGAAGATACCCTCAAAAATATGATTTAGAATATAAAGATGGTTATTTTGATGTAGTAGAATTGTCTAGTGGGGCATATTTATACAACCAAAACTCTGAAAAATTTTCGCAAGAACTAACAAAAAAGATAAACTTTAAAAAAAATAATCAATCTTTTAAAAGTGGTTATAACCTTTCATTTACACAAAAGGCTCTTGATAAACTAGAACGAGAGGATGCACTAACTACCTACGCAACGACAGCACCAATTATGCACTACCATGACTCAGCCGTTGATGCTTCTATGCAATTCATAGAAATGCAAAAGTTTATATTTTTAGGAGTTGGACTGGGCTTACATATACCAAAAATTCTAGATAAAACTGGTGCAAAACTCTTACTTATTGTCGAAGATGACATAGAACTTTTTAGACTCTCTCTTTTTACACTCAATTATCAAGATATATTAGCTGAAAAAATTGTATATTTCTCAGTGGCTCAAAATAAAGATGAATTTCATAATGAATTTAATACATTTTATTCAAAATCATTTATACATAACTATCATCTAAAATTTTCATTATTTTCTCATGCAAGTGATCAAAAAATAAAAGAGATTCAAACTCTACTTGTATCAAGGACTGAAACAAGTTACCCTATCGAGTATCTATTACATAAAAATATATCTATCTTATCAAAGCTAAAAGACAACTATAAATTTTTAGAACTAAGTAAAAAAAATAACGAGAAATTTTTATCAAATAAGCCCATACTTATCATCGGTGCTGGTCCATCACTTCATACAAACATAGATTGGTTAAAAACGAATAAAGAGAAATTTATCTTAGTTACTGTATTTGCTGCACTAAAAACACTAAATAAAGTCAATATAAAGCCTGATATAGTTATTCAAATAGATGAAAAAGTTACTGAAACTGTAAATCTTATCAACTCATTTGATAATTTAGATTTTTTACACAATTCTATCTTTATTTTTAGTGCTTCAGTTCCAGATATACTTTTTGAAAAATTTGATAAAGATAAGATATATCTAACTGAAGATAGAACAGCATACAGGCTTTTTAATACCAGACTTGTTTCTTCGAGTGTTGGAGAGTTTGCATATGCAATCTCGCTTATTTTTAATACTCAGCAAACTTATCTACTTGGCTTAGATTTTGCACTCTCAGATGATGGTTCAACTCATGCAAAAGACCACCACAGGTCCAGTTCACTAGATACATCAAAAGTAAATGAAATTCAAACGAGTGTTTCTATTTCAGATACAGTACTTCAGGTGAAAGGTAATTTCAAAGATATCGTATCAAGCACCCCATTATTAGCAACATCAATTCCAAAACTAAATGGTTATACTCACAGCTTCAAATCAGATAATCAAAATATTTATAATTTAAGCGATGGCGCTTTTTTTGAGCAAACTATACCACTAAAAGCTTCAAATATTAATCTTACTGATTTAGATAAAACTCATCTGCAATCACAACTTTTAAACATGTTTAATGCTTATTCTTTTGCTGAATTATCATCGGATGAATTAATTGAACTAGACAAAAAAGCAATACAAATTAAAAAGTTTCATAATTTCATAGAAAAATTTTCCCAAAGCGCTTCTTCAAATAAAGATATTTTTCTACAAAATTATATGCATTTAATGCAAAATATTTTAAATTCTTATGAAAGTGAGTTAAGAGAGATACTGACTATTTATTTTTTAGGTATCGCTTCAACTGTTATAGATATTTTTAATACAAAAGAGTTAAATAATCATAAAAAACATATCAAGAAAATGAAAAAAATTATTACAATACAACTCTACAGACTAATAGAATTGTACGAGATTGAGTTAGATAAAACTATAAATGAAGAGTATTAA
- a CDS encoding IS1182 family transposase, with protein sequence MSELYKQGLNRNQQLLFPPSIDDYVDEDNNVRAIDSYVELLDLTKLQFSNTRKSDRADGQKAYSPKLLLKIYIYGYLNKIRSSRALEKECKRNLELIWLAQDLKPTYRTISEFRARNPKALKQVFKEFVVLCKNIDLIGDGLKAVDGAFLRANASKNQLILKKTLDKDLTKIETEIEEYLKSLEYADKEKQPSSIINKLPKDLRKLKYQQEELSKNLKLLEEMGKTQYNKTDSDASLMKKPAHNLMAYNSQIVVDDSFKFIVATDISTVGSDRAQLHKMAKETKENLGVDKLKIVADTGYYSAKEFKKCSEDNINAIVPLANMRQVQKDKGKFTRDEFIYNDNNDCYICPNNYQLKKRIAPQIKNDKVNFIYTGTSAICKACPLKDKCIPTKAPYKQIYRWEHEYITEAHNKKMQTEESKVIVKKRGSIVEHPFGTIKRTLGWDHYLVRGKEKVSGENALIMFSYNFKRLLNLIGINLFQKLMIALKDRDISSIKEEIAQYIANSLLYVVCFFRIYFMLKFKSRKAIILR encoded by the coding sequence ATGAGTGAACTATATAAACAAGGTTTAAATAGAAATCAGCAATTATTATTTCCACCAAGTATTGATGATTATGTAGATGAAGATAACAATGTAAGAGCAATAGATTCTTATGTAGAATTATTAGACTTAACTAAACTGCAGTTTTCAAATACAAGAAAAAGTGATAGAGCAGATGGACAAAAAGCTTATAGTCCTAAACTACTGTTAAAAATATATATTTATGGTTATCTAAATAAGATAAGAAGTTCAAGAGCATTAGAAAAAGAGTGTAAAAGAAACCTAGAACTAATATGGCTAGCACAAGACTTAAAACCAACATATAGAACTATATCAGAGTTTAGAGCAAGGAATCCAAAAGCACTAAAACAAGTATTTAAAGAGTTTGTAGTTTTATGTAAAAATATAGATTTAATAGGGGATGGATTAAAAGCTGTTGATGGAGCATTTTTAAGAGCGAATGCCTCTAAAAATCAACTAATATTGAAAAAGACACTGGATAAAGATTTAACTAAAATTGAAACTGAAATAGAAGAGTATCTCAAATCACTAGAGTATGCAGATAAAGAGAAACAACCATCAAGTATCATTAATAAACTACCAAAAGATTTAAGAAAACTAAAATATCAACAAGAAGAGTTATCTAAAAACTTAAAACTTTTAGAAGAGATGGGTAAAACTCAATATAATAAAACAGATTCAGATGCTTCTCTTATGAAAAAACCTGCACATAACCTTATGGCATATAATTCACAGATAGTTGTAGATGATTCATTTAAATTCATAGTAGCTACTGATATTTCAACAGTAGGTAGCGATAGAGCACAACTGCATAAGATGGCAAAAGAGACTAAAGAAAATTTAGGAGTAGATAAACTAAAGATAGTAGCTGATACAGGATATTATAGTGCTAAAGAATTTAAAAAATGTAGTGAAGATAATATTAATGCTATTGTTCCTTTAGCAAATATGAGACAAGTTCAAAAAGACAAAGGTAAATTTACAAGAGATGAATTTATTTACAATGATAACAATGATTGCTATATATGTCCTAATAATTATCAACTAAAAAAAAGAATTGCACCACAAATAAAGAATGATAAAGTTAATTTCATTTATACAGGTACAAGTGCAATATGTAAAGCTTGTCCTCTCAAAGATAAATGTATACCTACAAAAGCACCATATAAACAAATATATAGATGGGAACATGAGTATATAACAGAAGCACATAATAAAAAGATGCAAACTGAAGAATCTAAAGTAATAGTCAAAAAAAGAGGTTCAATAGTTGAACATCCATTTGGAACAATTAAAAGAACTTTAGGTTGGGATCATTATCTTGTTCGTGGCAAAGAAAAAGTATCAGGTGAAAATGCACTTATCATGTTTAGCTATAACTTTAAAAGACTTTTAAATTTGATAGGTATAAATCTATTTCAAAAACTGATGATAGCTTTAAAAGATAGAGATATAAGTTCCATAAAAGAAGAAATAGCTCAATATATAGCTAACTCTTTATTATATGTAGTTTGTTTTTTTAGAATTTACTTTATGCTTAAATTTAAAAGTAGAAAAGCTATAATTTTAAGATAA
- a CDS encoding cation:proton antiporter codes for MSDNVILIITISLIIIFSPFFAKLLKLPTTPIEIILGSLLGYFGFIHDQELFVIVAELGFLYLMFIAGTEINLKKVLKTPKIVMRNVIFYLIILYSFSVTISIYLDLGKIFMVLLPLISVGLVATLSKEYGKTPWLNLSMTAGGIGEVVSIGLLTLTSSALDSGFGTSLTHTILALVLFLLFMFVLFRAVELLFWWFPWVSTALMPHEDNKEQDIRLSMGIFFLLVGAMLYLDLELAFGAFLAGIFIPTFFEHKHELPEKLASYGFGFLIPIFFIHIGSTFHLDALMMDGLISKAFIIALAMICMRVIASLVFIKDIGLRDSVLMGLSHSMPLTLLIAMATLAYHASSIDTLHYYAFILAALFQVISVMIVIKLINNYKLKKEEA; via the coding sequence ATGAGTGATAATGTTATTTTAATCATTACAATCTCACTCATTATAATCTTCTCTCCATTTTTTGCAAAACTTTTAAAACTTCCAACTACTCCCATTGAAATCATTCTAGGTTCACTGCTTGGCTATTTTGGTTTCATACACGACCAAGAACTTTTTGTCATAGTTGCAGAGTTAGGTTTTTTATATTTGATGTTTATTGCAGGTACTGAGATCAACTTAAAAAAAGTTCTAAAAACACCAAAAATAGTGATGCGAAATGTCATTTTTTACCTAATCATACTTTACTCGTTTTCCGTAACTATCTCTATTTATTTAGACCTTGGCAAAATCTTTATGGTTCTTCTTCCTCTTATTTCTGTTGGACTTGTAGCAACTCTCTCAAAAGAGTATGGGAAAACTCCTTGGCTAAACCTATCTATGACAGCAGGAGGGATAGGAGAAGTTGTTAGCATTGGTCTATTAACTCTAACTTCCTCTGCTCTTGATTCTGGTTTTGGTACAAGTTTAACTCATACAATCTTAGCTCTTGTTCTATTTTTATTATTTATGTTTGTACTATTTCGTGCTGTTGAATTACTTTTTTGGTGGTTCCCATGGGTTTCAACAGCCTTAATGCCTCACGAAGACAACAAAGAACAAGACATTCGTTTATCTATGGGTATATTTTTTCTTCTTGTAGGAGCGATGCTTTATCTTGATTTAGAACTTGCTTTTGGAGCTTTTTTAGCTGGTATCTTTATCCCAACATTTTTTGAACATAAACATGAACTTCCTGAAAAACTTGCCTCTTATGGTTTTGGTTTTTTAATCCCTATCTTTTTTATCCATATTGGTAGTACTTTTCATCTAGATGCTCTAATGATGGATGGTTTAATCTCTAAAGCTTTTATCATCGCTTTAGCTATGATTTGTATGAGAGTCATAGCATCTTTGGTTTTTATAAAAGACATAGGATTAAGGGATTCTGTACTTATGGGCTTATCTCACTCTATGCCGCTAACCCTTCTTATCGCTATGGCAACACTTGCTTATCATGCATCTAGCATCGATACACTTCATTACTATGCCTTTATCTTAGCGGCTTTATTTCAGGTTATAAGTGTTATGATTGTTATCAAACTTATCAACAACTATAAACTAAAAAAGGAAGAGGCATGA
- a CDS encoding biotin synthase gives MNNEIFLCSICNINSGTCNEDCKFCSQSVRYKADIERYKQKEMSEILKEAKTARDNGALGFCLVTADKGINDKTLEFVCSIAKILSKEVPQLRLIACNGTATLKQLLTLKASGIKAYNHNLETSEAFYSQICTTHPWRERYKTCLNVNEAGLTLITGGIFGLGESQKDRISMLKSLNSLNPSSVPINFYHHNEALELSPNPLSIDEAFSLIQLTRDTLPDAQRIMVAGGRELMFGDRQSEIFSHGANSIVIGNYLTTSGRVMSKDLDMLQSLNLKIAKTVN, from the coding sequence ATGAATAACGAAATTTTTTTATGCTCGATTTGTAATATTAATAGTGGGACATGCAACGAAGACTGCAAATTTTGCTCACAAAGTGTAAGATATAAAGCTGACATAGAGCGTTATAAACAAAAAGAGATGAGCGAGATTTTAAAAGAGGCAAAAACTGCTAGAGATAATGGTGCTTTAGGTTTTTGTTTAGTTACAGCAGATAAAGGCATAAACGATAAAACCTTAGAGTTTGTTTGTAGCATCGCTAAAATTTTAAGCAAAGAAGTACCACAACTTAGACTCATCGCTTGTAATGGAACAGCAACCTTAAAACAACTCTTAACACTAAAAGCATCTGGCATTAAAGCTTATAACCATAACCTAGAAACAAGTGAAGCGTTTTATTCTCAAATCTGTACAACTCACCCTTGGAGGGAGAGATATAAAACCTGTTTAAATGTAAATGAGGCAGGCTTAACTCTTATAACAGGTGGTATTTTTGGTCTTGGAGAAAGTCAAAAAGATAGAATTAGTATGTTAAAATCTCTAAATTCACTAAACCCAAGTTCAGTTCCTATAAACTTTTACCATCACAATGAAGCTTTAGAGTTATCACCAAATCCACTTAGCATTGATGAAGCTTTTTCTCTCATTCAACTAACAAGAGATACCCTCCCAGATGCGCAGAGAATCATGGTTGCAGGTGGAAGAGAGTTGATGTTTGGAGATAGACAGAGCGAAATATTTTCTCATGGAGCAAACTCCATAGTGATAGGAAACTACTTAACAACAAGTGGTCGAGTTATGAGTAAAGATTTAGATATGTTACAATCACTAAATCTAAAAATTGCCAAAACTGTAAACTAA
- a CDS encoding 2-dehydropantoate 2-reductase, whose product MRIAVIGLGGVGGYICAMLSKTSFDVVGFARGEHLQKIKKDGIKIVEDEKSWVASIDAKELKDAHGYFDVSIFCVKSYDLKNSYEAMKSSLDAKSIVLSLSNGVEHGDDLKKWSESVVLDSCVYIISHLEKAGVIRKKGDIFALVCGGDDKSSEIIKSIFDEANLRAKIAEDIREAIWKKYIFISAFATLTSYYDKSMFYIYENHFDEAKALLVEIADVAFAKGIDIKNEVQKALNIASKLPTDSSTSMHLDFTNKKKVELKTLSKFVVDEARAFEIKIPLMEKMYKELNSRL is encoded by the coding sequence ATGAGAATAGCAGTAATTGGGTTAGGTGGTGTTGGCGGTTATATTTGTGCGATGTTGTCTAAGACTTCTTTTGATGTAGTTGGTTTTGCAAGAGGTGAGCATCTGCAAAAAATAAAAAAAGATGGCATAAAGATTGTAGAAGATGAAAAAAGCTGGGTTGCATCTATAGATGCTAAAGAGTTAAAAGATGCTCATGGTTACTTTGATGTGTCTATTTTTTGTGTAAAGAGTTATGATTTAAAAAATTCTTACGAGGCTATGAAAAGCAGTCTTGATGCTAAGAGCATAGTTTTGAGTTTATCAAATGGTGTTGAACATGGAGATGATTTAAAAAAATGGAGTGAGTCTGTTGTTTTAGACTCTTGTGTTTATATCATCTCTCATTTAGAAAAAGCGGGGGTTATCAGAAAAAAAGGTGATATTTTTGCACTTGTTTGTGGTGGAGATGATAAAAGTAGTGAAATTATAAAGTCTATTTTTGATGAAGCAAATTTAAGAGCCAAAATAGCTGAGGATATTAGAGAAGCTATTTGGAAAAAGTATATTTTTATCTCTGCTTTTGCAACATTAACTAGTTACTATGATAAGAGTATGTTTTATATTTATGAAAATCATTTTGATGAGGCAAAGGCACTTTTAGTAGAGATAGCTGATGTTGCTTTTGCAAAAGGTATAGATATAAAAAATGAGGTGCAAAAAGCTTTAAATATTGCAAGTAAACTTCCTACGGACTCATCTACTTCTATGCATCTAGACTTTACAAATAAAAAAAAAGTTGAGTTAAAAACTTTGAGTAAGTTCGTTGTGGATGAAGCAAGAGCTTTTGAAATTAAGATACCGTTAATGGAAAAAATGTATAAAGAGTTAAACTCTAGGTTATAA
- a CDS encoding AMMECR1 domain-containing protein: MSRSVLLQLARDSIQEVLQAQRSIDKNELLTSHPLLKEKIATTVNLYINQKLRGSFCSQNATKTLLEDIVHNAKMSAFQDKNFSPLTTSEYLDCEIELLLNTPDGVLSEKDTSILNTKTHKTM; encoded by the coding sequence ATGAGTCGTTCAGTATTACTTCAACTCGCTCGTGATTCTATACAAGAAGTTTTACAAGCCCAGAGAAGTATTGATAAAAATGAACTTCTAACCTCGCATCCTCTTTTAAAAGAAAAAATCGCAACTACGGTAAACTTATATATAAATCAAAAGTTAAGAGGCTCTTTTTGTTCGCAAAATGCCACAAAAACTCTACTTGAAGATATAGTTCATAACGCAAAAATGTCAGCTTTTCAAGACAAAAACTTTTCTCCTCTTACAACAAGTGAATATTTAGACTGTGAAATAGAACTACTTTTAAACACACCAGACGGAGTTTTAAGCGAAAAAGACACCTCCATTTTGAATACCAAAACTCATAAAACTATGTAA
- a CDS encoding class I SAM-dependent methyltransferase — translation MPRVDNKKFYTSAIDIHGITPKGVNWNSKDSQNIRFKMILQMLPQNLENLSIADAGCGFGDFYTYALKKKREFTYIGIDSLVDMYSIASENTGCEILIADICTDEIPQATYYICSGAMNTLQRFETHLFIRKCFEASQKGFVFNILHGTKKSPTYNYFTTKDIQEIAEDLGVKKVVLKDDYLDADITVGFFK, via the coding sequence ATGCCACGCGTTGATAATAAAAAGTTTTACACTTCAGCTATCGATATTCATGGCATAACTCCAAAGGGCGTAAACTGGAACTCTAAAGACTCTCAAAACATCAGATTTAAGATGATACTGCAGATGCTTCCTCAAAACCTAGAAAACTTAAGCATAGCAGATGCTGGTTGTGGTTTTGGAGATTTTTACACCTACGCACTTAAAAAGAAAAGAGAGTTCACATATATAGGCATCGACTCTCTTGTAGATATGTACTCCATTGCAAGTGAAAATACAGGTTGTGAAATTTTAATAGCTGACATCTGCACAGATGAGATTCCACAAGCAACTTATTATATTTGTAGTGGTGCTATGAACACCTTACAAAGATTTGAAACACATCTTTTTATACGAAAATGTTTCGAGGCATCCCAGAAGGGCTTTGTTTTTAATATCTTACACGGAACTAAAAAGAGCCCAACTTATAACTACTTCACAACAAAAGATATACAAGAGATAGCCGAAGATTTAGGAGTTAAAAAAGTTGTTTTAAAAGATGACTACCTAGATGCAGATATAACAGTAGGTTTTTTTAAATAA
- a CDS encoding YfcE family phosphodiesterase — protein MKIGIISDTHSKVQMAQDALNLLIDNGAEFIIHAGDIVELNTLNLLKNCGLEYIAVYGNNDAHLAEHHSKFNLVQEPHNFKIADTKFKLMHMPYYMSPDADVIVFGHTHQFEVDYKGNSLFINSGEVCARSKNVSECAMLKITDATFEVTHYTKKTKTKKDEKFKQQTFSYERNNHE, from the coding sequence ATGAAAATAGGAATTATCTCAGACACTCATTCTAAAGTACAAATGGCGCAAGATGCGCTTAATTTACTTATAGATAATGGTGCTGAGTTTATTATTCATGCAGGTGATATCGTAGAGCTTAATACACTAAATCTTCTAAAAAATTGCGGACTTGAGTATATAGCTGTTTATGGAAACAATGACGCCCATCTAGCTGAGCATCATTCAAAGTTTAACTTAGTCCAAGAGCCTCATAACTTTAAAATAGCTGACACAAAATTTAAACTTATGCATATGCCTTATTATATGTCCCCAGATGCAGATGTGATTGTCTTTGGGCATACTCATCAGTTTGAAGTTGATTATAAAGGAAATTCTCTTTTTATAAATTCTGGTGAAGTTTGTGCAAGAAGTAAAAATGTATCTGAATGTGCGATGCTTAAAATAACAGATGCTACATTTGAAGTAACTCACTACACAAAAAAAACTAAAACAAAAAAAGATGAAAAGTTTAAACAACAAACTTTCTCATACGAAAGAAATAACCATGAATAA